ACTTTTATTTtacatgcgcatgcacacattaACAGGTGCTATAGCCGGGTGTGTGGTTCTGGCATGGATGGCTTTAAATAGATTGCTATCTGGAACCAAGGGACCGATAAAAGAAGAGACTATTGTAAACCACAGAAGTCAAAGCATGGTATGAATATGGTATCACATGACCACAGACTCTAACAATAATCATTGGTTCCGAAGCTAATTACTAATTTtgttatttataattatcgtattCATACGTCACGAATCATATGCACCAATTCAAAGGagatacatgtaattatgacaCGAGAGTATCAACTCAAATTAGGCTAAAAGAAAATGATGTGCACAATGAATTATTATGATGTGCTGAATCAGCAGGCATGGATCTACTTAGATGCATCATATAACTATACACAGCTTAACTGTAGAAtagtacaattatatataattttaagcATGCCGTACAATAGGATCAGAAGATGAACTcttcaagtataattatgcgccATGCtgactgtgcgtgtgtgtcaCACTATATAGAGTCTAGTATGTCAAAGGGACCTGTGTATGATGGAGAAGGCAGTACAATATATAGCACCACGTGACGTAGCCTGCTTCATTCAGTAATTTTTGAACATGCAGTATAAGATTTATTCACTACAATACGTGAAACTTGCTATAGTGTGGTCACCTTATAAACAgatcaccctctataatacagccatggCAGATTAATGGACCCCTCAGCCTCCATAGCATGtatttggacctgtgttagcaggcctcCTCTTTATTATAGCCACTGATGGTCTGTGACGACTATAGACATTGTACTTTAATTTAGCCTAATTTAGCCTAACCacgtcgtacctcctctggcaacAAGTGGGTCATGATCACCATACACATGTACGCATAAAGTTGAATTTCAAAATAGAGTCAGAGCTCTGACAAACAGGCTGCATTGCAATTGGGATTGAGAAACCTTAATAATCTACACATAACTAATTAAGTTAGTAATACTCACTTACTCAGAGTTATGTCCATCGACACTATTCGTACAATCCACGAATCAAGTTGGCTggctgtatacataattatagctagaggGCTAAATTACTTCTCTTAAGCCGCCCCTAAAACTGAATGCAACCACTTTGTGTTGATACAAAGCCATATAAGggtatgtgtatataatggTCGTTTATTGTTACATGAGgtcactataatattatacgaTGCAGTGCATGGCAAAGAGggtcacaataataattataatgtacgtGGGTCTCAAATCAATGGTGTAATTGTACGATGAATCAATTAACCATACTGTTATGCATGGAGGATTGTATGCGGGAATATATGAATGGGTGCTTTCGTAATCCGAAAGATATAACGAATGATCAACCCACACAAGAAAAGGAAGATATTCAACTGATACTggactagctagctgcttgGTTCCCTAATTAATTTGAAAtgcacagagctatatagcaccacccacacacaccttaaGTTAATGAGCGGTACATAATACCTCAACAGGCTTCGACCTATAACAGGCATCGATCTGAATACTATATCAGCAGCGGATCCAGGGctctctaatgcgcatgctcattgcttaggaaaaatgacgacctttttttttttagtaaaatgGAACCTACCTTTCAAATTCCTGGTTCCGCCACTGCGTATTATAACGGGAAAATTGGGTACATTTTATCGAAGattgccaaattaaagtttatCGGTGGACACAACGTTATTGCCGTAGTAGCTATGCCTgagacgccaaattaaaaacaTCAATTTGGTTCACACGGCTCAttcgccaaataattataatactcagCCAAATTTTTctattatacggtataattatgtgtgtaaaCGGAAAGTCTATACTCACATGTGCATGAACGTTAACAAATACGACTAGAATGGCTATACATAACTACTGCTACAATATGTGGGGAGCTACCAATTAATGTTTCAGTTAAAACCTTTGCAGCGTTTGCGATGTTCTTTCTGCATTTTCCTAGACAAAAGTGTTGACTGACAACAACTGCACATCCCCCTTGTGCCCATGCTACCAACTTCCTGATGATGATCACGATGATGACCCTAACACAGCCTACCAAAGAGAAGCTTGACTGACAATTGAAATGGAATGCGTGTACAGCCATTAGCTGGTAGAACTGTTCAAGGAGGTGAGTTTGGCAAAACGTTTAAGTGCGTAGGGtgataataatgtatataattgtagTGAATCTGTTACAGATGATTTAAATAGGCTCcatgcagggtttcatacagaggggggggtCCCCCTAGAAATCTATTAGTGTCCGGCATAATAAAATGTCCATGATCTCCAAAAGCCAGGGAAAACCCCATGCACAGATCCCCCGcccagctaaaaatcctgtatgaaagctagctagctatatagctatgctACAATTAGGCTGCATGTGATTATGATTTGTAAGTTAGCTAAAAGCTGACATGTATCattgttacatgcatgtacataaaactCTATAACTCACTTCACTGGGTACATGCCATCCGTTTGGTCTCACTCATACAGTTCTTCCACATGATGTATTATGAACAGAAAATCCTCATTATACTGCTTCCACTGACTATAAGCAACCATTAGCCAACTAAATAAACAAACCGTAGAGTAGCATGTGTGGATTCCTACCTAAGGGATTCACTTCATGGTCAAAATTAAATTACCAGTAGCCTATTCAGATCCTCTATTGTGCACTTGAGTGCTCCAGCCatttgttcatgcatgcacacaggcTCAAAGgaagagtataattatcgaACTCTGCAACAGATGTATTCGGAAAGTAATGTGACTTTCGATCCTGTCTGAAATGTGCAATCAATAATTGGCAATAATAATGCCTCGAGGCAAGCAGAGGTTCCGGGCACTCGATCGAATTGGTCAGTTATTACCAGCAGGAAGTCACGTCGCTCTCCGAATACATTTTGATGCAAGGTAATGCTTAGTTCGACGCTCTCTCTCTTTATATGGACTCTTGATcaagggtataattatactaaaagGAAGCAATtaagttgcatgcatggatatttACGCACAATTAAGCCACTAACCGTAAAGGCGTACGTATATTGTTActcaaagctatatatatgaCTGCAAGAGTACTATAGCTAGGCACACTTATACTATTTGAATACACCTCAGGCAAAACCTGTTAATTGTTGCCATGTACCCCGAAAGAGAATCCTGGTGTAAATATTTATACCAGCATTCAATCATTCTTATTATGAATAAGAAAGGAAAGTAAGGATTTGAGGTACATTACCTCCCACACTCCTTGGTCTAAGTGATTATAAACAACACTGTATTGACAGCTGCATAAAGACCACAGTCAATTATTTGCTAACCTTAATCTATATCCCGCAAACCCTAATTTATCTCCCGCACTTTAATTTTTCCTCGTGAGACACGTGGTATGCAAGAAACCCTAACAAGAGCAAGCTTGGTTTGAGACAGTAATTTTAGCAGACCTCTGAGGCATTACTAAAGGTAAGCAGCTGTATAAATACTGCCTATGAAAGCCTTAGTGATGAGACCACATATAATGGTACACCTGCAAGCACTGACACTTGTACAATAGAAAATAATagcagaggatttcaggttggtggaattggcagaagttaaaacTTGAAGTACAGTCAACCAATTAATTGCATTAGTGAAGTAAAAGATACATGtttgtacacatgcaatgtGTGAATGAGGATGGCGGTTCtgcaaccaacctgaaatcctctctATACTAGGCCTTTCCCAACACATTATTAAGTAGTTAACAAATATAGCTACAGGTATATAACCTTCAACGTTAGGGTCAAAAGGGGTCAAACCAGAATAACGTTAATGCAGAGGCTAATCGCTAAATCGAGacacgcgtgtcgtaccttCTCTGGGGTCAAACCTGTAACCTAGGGTTGAGTTATCAAAAACATTGGAATTgtttcccatgcatgcaggaaaagATGTTCATCAAAACAGTATCATGTAAGTTACTATCCCATTGTGTGTCTATGTTATGACACTTTTTATGTAAACATACacgtgtatacatgcaggtgcTTTTGTAATATTGGTGCAAAAAAAATATCTCAAGGGACTAGGTAAGTCACTATGAAGTGAAGCTAGGCCACATCAAGCGGTCTCAGCTCACTgtttgtagctatagctaggtAAAGACTGTCACTATTGAAACTAAATTTTGAGACTGTGTCTTTGATAATCGATCTAATTAGAGTGTGGTGGTTTCAAGCCAACATTTTTGTGTGCGTCTTTAATAAACAATTAAACACTAGGACCTTACAGCCCAGCTTTGGTCAAAGTAATTTGCTTATATTGTTATGGGGCTTTAAGCACATGACACCACTCAGGAGCGTAGCTATTGAACTGCAAGTGTGATCTAGCTGTGACTCACCTCACTAGCTTTTCATAGCTCCGGCTAGCTAAGTATATAGAATGAGCAGAAAATGAGCCCTCTATCACTGTCTTGTTGATGAAGAAATAGCTAACTGCCATTTACACGAGCTGTGACGCGttaattagtgggtgtggtttcaggCCAACCATCTTGTGGGGGCGCAAGCGCCCGGTCTGCCTCTTTCCTGTAAAATTTCTAGTCACGCCCCTGCCACTTGTATTTTAGATACACGTTAACATGCACAGGTGCTACATTGAGGCAAACGAAGCATCTCAAGAGACCATGGTAAGTCACTGTCAAGAACGTGCAcctacctatatatatagcgtaTCTATATCACTTGTATTTGTTAACATGAACAGGTGCTACAATGATGCAAACGAGGGGACTAGGTAAGTCACAACCATGCAAGCATGCACCGACTAACAGTGTGCATGTCTATTCATAAGATACATGACGATGTTAACATGCACACAGGTGCTATAGTGTGGCGAACAATGTATCTCAAGGTCAAGGGACTAGGTAAGTCAGCACAGGGGCTATTATACGTGTAGTCGTGAAAAGGAATTACCTTGTAGTAACACTTGGTAAGTCAGTATCACTATTTATTAATAATATCTGACAGGTATGCGGTCTGTGTTCACGACTCTTCGCCTATAATTTCTATATGCACACAGCAGGCGTTGGTGTTGCAGTCATAGCAGGAGTCATCATGTCAAAGATACGTAGTGATAACAAGCCAAACATTGTCCgatctaactataattattagcaaatCAAGACTACACCAAATTGATTCAGTACGTGTTTGTGTAATTCATCCGACATTaaaattatacaattgcaattGGAATTATGATTATCACTTTAATCAGGAGGAACTTGTTGACTCACCACAAATTAATGGAATGATGACTGTTTGTTTCTGTTggccataatattattggtttGGGTTTCCATACTTCTCATGTCTGATATCTTTTTGGCCCTAACTCCTAACCTTTGCTTCCTCCCATCTGACCACAATTATGTAACTGGCCACATGATCCACCCATGTATGTAGCCTAAAAGGAATGCCATTGTTCAATTATACTTGCTCTACTGCTTCTGATACCATTAGTTGAAATtatggaacacacacacagtgtataattattatatacaccgTTACATCTATCATCAGGGGATCGAGAAATTTTCAATGGCAAATATTGCCAGTGTAACAAAATGTGTATAGTCAATagtgtatacattgtataattgtTCTAGATGAATGGACTAGTACATTGTACGCACTGAATTCACTTGCATTGATGGCCATTCAAACAGAACATTTCTATATCACCATTACAATTCAGATTTCAAACCACAAAATTGCTTGCATTTACAACTTCATGAAATAGCGTgcattgaataattatacagataattatgtatataataattgttctaTTTTCTATGTTTCTGTTTGAGCAGCGACTTCCTAAGCGCCATTTGCTTTTCTCTGAATGACTTTTTGCTCTTACCCCGAACAAGTCTCTTTTGTTTCTGCATCATGAATGCTTTCTTCTTGTTTTTGTCTTTGTTGGTGGTACTGCTGTGAGGATTGAGCTTGTGCCTCTTGGTGCCAAACTTGTCCCTATCCTCTCGGCCACTCtgtggtagtgtgtgtgtgtgtgtgttaatgaatattatatatactagttCACTATAGGCTAGAAGCAGAGGgggtacgacacgcgtgcctcgatttagcaattagcctcagcaataacgttgagcgtgggcggaaaatcgaggcacgcgtgtcgtacctcctctgggctaGGAAGTCTATATCTATAGTGTGTGTAAACAGTAGTGGTTTTCTCTTAgaataaggtttgcatttcaagtgCTTAATACGTACCTTAATACTCTCCAACCGCGCCTTCTTATCATACTTTATCTTGACATGATCCAGTGTCATAATGGCGGCCTCAGGCAGTAGCTCTCCCTCCCCTTCCCTACGATCCTCCTGCTGAGCTAGCAACTCTGTCAGCTGACGTTTAACGCCACGTCTCGGGGCTAGCTTGGAGGAGAGCTGTGTCTGACGTATGGTGCGAAACTCCTCCTGAGTCAGGatctgtgggtgtgtgttcgtggtgtggtgtgtgtagtgacGTTGGATGGGGTGGGTGGTATTAAGCAATCAAAGTGATTGATTTGGTTTTTGTGGGTGTCTATAAAAGAAAATCGTGCCGACTAAGCAAAATAAGATACATCTTTCTACAGTACACTCACTCTGGACTGAGCAATGTCAGCGGCACGCTGCAGTCTCTGCTCCTTCACTTCTTTCAACACTTCCTTTGGTGCCTCCACTTCACCACCGCTAAACTGCACCTTCTTCACAGCGCTCCTACCAGTAGAGGTCGAGGGTTCGTCTTTATCTTGGAATGGAACGGAACCACCCTCACGGTCCTCCACGTATTGAGGGCTGTGCGGTTCAGATTCAGATTCAGATTCAGATTCCTGTTCCACCCAGTCATCGCTCTCGTCTTCTGATTCCAGTTCTAGTGTATGCACGCCATTGTCAGAGTCGTTGTCGTCACTTGCGTGATGGATATCGATCCATTCTCCGTAACTATcatcacctgtgtgtgcgtgtgtgcagcATATGCAAAACTGAGaggcagtacatgtacatgatccaAAATCCAATGTCAATAAGCACAAAAGgccatcacaaacaaacaaaccaaacgactactataacccatggccgcccacgcgcctcagGTTAAtaagcacataataattaataacagTGTAAAGTAATATAATTGCACACAGCATAAGAATACACGTAACATGTAGTAGCTAGAATAAAGAATGGCTTTGTATTGTTTGAGCCGTATAGCTAAGCTATGTTGGTACTCACTATCGTCTTGGATACTCTCTCCCTCGTTGTCGTCGTTGCTAGCCTGGTCTGAGTCCAGATCCACCAGTTCTGTTCCGGGTATGATCTCGGCCGCTCTTACTTCACCGTAGTCCTTGGAAACAGCTGCGGACTGAGACTGAGTGGGTTTGCCCTGTATCAGATAATCAGGTGGAGGGATCGATAAAAAAAACTTCAAAATACTAAAATATCAAGTTCATTATGAACTCCCGATAATGTACATACCGTATCATTTTGATTCAGCATGTCAGTATAGTCTAATGTATTATGAGAACTTCACctagacccccccccccccccccccacacacacattcaacATACATGTTGACACCCCTTCACACACATTCaaccaccatacacacacacagatttaGCACGCGAGTGAACTTTACCTAaacacactcccacacacacacacgcaccctGTCCTTCCTATGGAGCATGCCGGGCTGGATGTTCCGAAAGAGCTGAATCAGTGATCTGGAGGCCATCATGACTCCTTTGTCCTTGTAACTCTTATAGGCAGTCAAGTCTCTCAGTAGGTCCTCGTCCATCACTAGGGGGCAgcgcacacacacctcacgcACAGTGTTGagtctgtgagggtgtgtgagagagagagagagagtgtgtgtgtgtgtgtgtgtgtgtgtgtgcagtaatgACACATTGATTGTTTAAACCCTGTACACAGTGGAACCACTGGCCACCCCTAAAGAAAGGCCAACTTACATGTAACTGCAGCTATAAGCtaggccaggtcccaaataaacagtacaaaacaacccctcaataAAGGCCACCTCCGTATAATAGCTAAATCATTGTTTTAcaaagattataattatacatgtaaagcATTAAGGGACTCCACTGTATCACTGTACTACTTAGTGTCCCCATATATCAGAGGGCTGCATGAACACAGTGAGTCAGTTCAAACAGCTCTAACTGATATCGGGTGATTATGTGGGCAGTGAAATAATGCCAGTCACCCACGGAGGAAGAGTGAGAGGTTCAGAGTTACTGCCAGCTGCTGTTCAAACATTACCATAATGAtaaaactacatgtagctccctaaataattataattaaaaagGCTCCTTTGTATAGGTTAACTAATTTTGTATAAGAAATAAGTTGTCAGTACAAAAATTAAGGAATGGCTGATGCACAAAAAGAAAGAATAGGTACTGTTAGAGAGGGAGCTGCACTATACTCACCCGACTACGATGACCTCCGAGGAGTTCCTCTCTGACACAAAGTTATACACCACCGCTCTCAGGGTCGGCTGTAGTATCTGTAGGGGAAGTGACAATATTCAATGTACGTGGTGCATAcatgtttttttttttatcagTAGCCCTTATGTATTTACACATTCAATGCTCAATTATGTTGCAATAATAAACAGTGGATTCCCTGTGAAATAAAGACACCTCTTACAAGCAGGACCGAGTACCAACCCAATAGAAGAACATTACAATAACTGAGCTACTCACATCAGGAGGTACTAACTCATGACAGGCCTGCGCTAGGAATGTCAGTATCCTAGTAACGTCCTTTTGATGTGGTAGCAGAAATCGTTGAAGATACGGATAGTAGTTGAACACAAACAGCTGCACAAGaaaataaagataatgataAAACTCTTTTTCATAAAAATACAAATTTAACGTGCCTGGTGTAGACCAATCAAACGAGAgatcaatgacatcatcatcattcGAATAGCAAATTTCTCACGAGTTTTCTCGAGAACTTTAAAGAGTTTCTCAGCAAAATCCTGAGGGGGGgagggaataattattaaaggaagataaaaaaaattgttttttttatccatatacatgtacagtgaaattTGTCTATTGTTGTCTACGCTATAAgctggtcaccctctataatacagtcaggttaatgggccccaaagtctccatagcatgtgtttggacctgtgttagcagaccaccctctttattacagccactgttggtgtacccatgcatgcaagagGTGATTACTATAACCACGACATAATGATGACATCATACCAACTCACCTGGGGATCGTGAAGCAGGTGCAATGCTGAGAAACACGACTGCTTTGGACCTTTGCGCCTCTTCTGGTGTTTCTGTAAGAAGTTGAacacactgttacagtaaatAAACTTTGAAAAGAGACGAATACATTTTATGCATTTCTGAATAACAGGAAACGATATGgacacactggtcggtggtggtgggcATAACCTAGATAAACATGACCACCTTTTAGGCCTATAGTTTACTAcataatactgtatagcggataAATTTGGTGAGATGTTGTCTGTAGACCACTTTGAAATTTCTGGGTACATCACTAGACAGGATGACATTTCTGACCAACAACGCTTCTAGACTTCCAAGCCATGAGCTTATAGAGATCACTAACCTTGATAGTTGCTAATGCCTTTTCTATTTTCCTCCTCTGTTTTTTCCCCTTCTTGGTGACTTGCTTGGAGATAATAATCTTCCTCATGGCAACGTTCGACTCGTCCTACAAGTGATGGGAGtaacacaaaataatgattacGTAATTATAACAGCAACAAACAAGTGCTTTTTAATATTCAAATtgaacattattattattattatgaatacAGTGGAGCCCCTGAGGAAAGACAATAATTTATAAGCTAGGTCTCAAATAAACAgtttgtttataattataacaacccctcaacaaagacCACCTCTGTTAGCCAAAAACTCTGTACAGGGACTCCACTGTATCACTGTACTACTTAGTGTCCCCATATCACAGAGGGCTGCATGAACACAGTGAGTCAGTTCAAACAGCTCTAACTGATATCGGGTGATTATGTGGGCAGTGAAATAATGCCAGTCACTCACGAAGGAAAAGTGAGAGGTTCAGAGTTACTGCCAGCTGCTGTTCAAACATTATAGCTACATGAGCACGTGCTTCGCAAATGACGTTTTTTATAACTATTGAGTTCTGTACACTACAGCTATAATTGGAAttataaataccgtatagcacgaacatttcgaggcacttatattttgtggaatatggcctctaaaagcatatCCTTGCACAAAGCAAGCCACaactttaaatctttgcacgttatagcagataattctaattaaagaacaattttcgtggacttaattttcgtgtaagATTGCTAActcacgaaatccacgaaaattaagccccttgaaaatttcgcgctatacggtataaaatAAATCTTAAATTCACTTCACACCTATCACACTCCTCCCTTACTCACCTCACTGCCGCTGGACTCCGCCCCCTCATCATCCGCCCCCTCGTCTCCAGAGAGAAAGAACTTGAGAGCAGTGGACACTATTCGAGAGATAGGAGAGAAGCAAGCAGTGCTGACCACGTTCACAGTCTTAGCGTCGTTcctggagtgtgtgtggggggagtgatgtgtgtgtgtgtggggagtggtgTGTGGTTAGTAGCGTAGAAAACTGATACCAGTACATTAAGTATACGACGTATGACATCATTCTCTCTTAACAGAAACAGTTACACACATACAGAATATGGGTAGTGATGCTAAGACCTGAAAAGGTTATACTTATCGAGCTTCTAATAAGCTGACAAAAATAAATAGACCAGCTTGGATATAAATGACAAAAAAATTAAATTATGGTAATTAAGGCTTTCCGCTATACACAGTCATACAGTCGTGTAGGATTAGtctacagtgtacatttaTGAACAATATTGATACTGTAGAGATTGTCTCTTACCAAATATTTTTCTTGTACATTTCCACCATTATGTCCAGTGACATCCGTGCTGCTATGGGACTGCTGTCTGCCAGCATGGTGTACATGAACGACTGGAggccctgcatgtgtgtgtgtgtgtgtgtataggtagCAGCTAGCTCTAACTTTAAGGCAAAAGGCAAACTTCGTAATAATAGCTGTAGATATACACTTTTATTAGTATACTATAGAGAATCTCCTGCCTAGAACATTTTCCACCACACGAAAATAACCGGCTACACGGTTAGTATCACACAACTCTGGGATGTAAGCATTGTATATTTGACAATTAAATGTAGTGAACATGATAACTACACACGCGTATAGCTAGCTGGGAGATTAAACCACAAGAGCTTACCCTGTTAACTTTGTTGTTCTTGTGCTTTGCGTTCATCCTCTTCATATCAGCCACGATATGATTGTACAGCGTCTGTGGTGGATAATAAGTAACACAATCATGACTAATTTATACTCTAAGCTCTACATATAATGGTGTACTGGCTCTATGCGACGTACCATTCTGAGCACTTTGTCTTGACATCTGAACAGCTCAAAGAACAGCTCCAGCAAACTACATAGATACAAACAAACCAATGAAACGCATATACTAATTATTGCAGGCATGGTAGGCGGTTGGtactaccaagggcgtataactCGACCTATTTGGCCTAATCAAGTCATAAAAGATGTGTGTTAaattgagattgaggattgaaaatagTCACACCACTTTAAAAATTCTAGGTATTTATTACTGTTGATTAAATTTATACAGAGGCAGTATTATTTTTTGACAAGGGTTTTTCAATAAGAAACAAGATTATGATATTAGATAAGGTTCAGTTTTCTCACCTCTGGGGGGCAATGAAGCTCTTGTTCCTCATGAGTATTAACCCTCGACAAAGGGTTAAACGGACGTCCGGATCAAGGATGGGGGCGTGTTTTCGTAGCAATGATTGCAGTTCGGCGGGAAAACCTGCCATGTCATCAGGGTAACAGCAACACACCTGTTGTGTGATCGAGACGTATATAAgagataaataattattattgtaaaaaGGGCCTGCTATAAATGTACTAGCTTGTAAAGGGCTTGTATTAAACTTGTAAGAGATTTGATAATTAAGGATTTACAGCTTGTATATAAGTTCCTAGTTACTTGACTGAGGAACATGATGAGCTCCTCCAGCCGAGAGCTCTGTTGTGAGGGGTTGATGAGGAACAGTTGCAGCAGTGACTGGTAGTGATGGTACTGCTGCAAGAACTGCCAGGGAAGGTGccattttttataattatgaccaaatTTAATACTTATGTACCAGTAAACACAGTAAGCTACTGAGTGATGGTTACCTCATCCTTGTAGAGGTCACCATCTCTCTTGATGAGGTTCTGCAGCTGGGGCAGGTTGGTAGGCAACTGGTTCCTTTGTCGTACAGTCCTTTCCATTCCCAACAAAAGTGGGTTATTCGCCACGTGGGTACGACACACGCGCATGCGTGAAGCCTGGCAAAGACCAAAAAGATGGGTGGGG
This is a stretch of genomic DNA from Halichondria panicea chromosome 1, odHalPani1.1, whole genome shotgun sequence. It encodes these proteins:
- the LOC135335128 gene encoding protein SDA1 homolog isoform X1; this translates as MRVCRTHVANNPLLLGMERTVRQRNQLPTNLPQLQNLIKRDGDLYKDEFLQQYHHYQSLLQLFLINPSQQSSRLEELIMFLSQVCCCYPDDMAGFPAELQSLLRKHAPILDPDVRLTLCRGLILMRNKSFIAPQSLLELFFELFRCQDKVLRMTLYNHIVADMKRMNAKHKNNKVNRGLQSFMYTMLADSSPIAARMSLDIMVEMYKKNIWNDAKTVNVVSTACFSPISRIVSTALKFFLSGDEGADDEGAESSGSEDESNVAMRKIIISKQVTKKGKKQRRKIEKALATIKKHQKRRKGPKQSCFSALHLLHDPQDFAEKLFKVLEKTREKFAIRMMMMSLISRLIGLHQLFVFNYYPYLQRFLLPHQKDVTRILTFLAQACHELVPPDILQPTLRAVVYNFVSERNSSEVIVVGLNTVREVCVRCPLVMDEDLLRDLTAYKSYKDKGVMMASRSLIQLFRNIQPGMLHRKDRGKPTQSQSAAVSKDYGEVRAAEIIPGTELVDLDSDQASNDDNEGESIQDDSDDSYGEWIDIHHASDDNDSDNGVHTLELESEDESDDWVEQESESESESEPHSPQYVEDREGGSVPFQDKDEPSTSTGRSAVKKVQFSGGEVEAPKEVLKEVKEQRLQRAADIAQSRILTQEEFRTIRQTQLSSKLAPRRGVKRQLTELLAQQEDRREGEGELLPEAAIMTLDHVKIKYDKKARLESIKSGREDRDKFGTKRHKLNPHSSTTNKDKNKKKAFMMQKQKRLVRGKSKKSFREKQMALRKSLLKQKHRK
- the LOC135335128 gene encoding protein SDA1 homolog isoform X3; its protein translation is MAGFPAELQSLLRKHAPILDPDVRLTLCRGLILMRNKSFIAPQSLLELFFELFRCQDKVLRMTLYNHIVADMKRMNAKHKNNKVNRGLQSFMYTMLADSSPIAARMSLDIMVEMYKKNIWNDAKTVNVVSTACFSPISRIVSTALKFFLSGDEGADDEGAESSGSEDESNVAMRKIIISKQVTKKGKKQRRKIEKALATIKKHQKRRKGPKQSCFSALHLLHDPQDFAEKLFKVLEKTREKFAIRMMMMSLISRLIGLHQLFVFNYYPYLQRFLLPHQKDVTRILTFLAQACHELVPPDILQPTLRAVVYNFVSERNSSEVIVVGLNTVREVCVRCPLVMDEDLLRDLTAYKSYKDKGVMMASRSLIQLFRNIQPGMLHRKDRGKPTQSQSAAVSKDYGEVRAAEIIPGTELVDLDSDQASNDDNEGESIQDDSDDSYGEWIDIHHASDDNDSDNGVHTLELESEDESDDWVEQESESESESEPHSPQYVEDREGGSVPFQDKDEPSTSTGRSAVKKVQFSGGEVEAPKEVLKEVKEQRLQRAADIAQSRILTQEEFRTIRQTQLSSKLAPRRGVKRQLTELLAQQEDRREGEGELLPEAAIMTLDHVKIKYDKKARLESIKSGREDRDKFGTKRHKLNPHSSTTNKDKNKKKAFMMQKQKRLVRGKSKKSFREKQMALRKSLLKQKHRK
- the LOC135335128 gene encoding protein SDA1 homolog isoform X2, which translates into the protein MRVCRTHVANNPLLLGMERTVRQRNQLPTNLPQLQNLIKRDGDLYKDEFLQQYHHYQSLLQLFLINPSQQSSRLEELIMFLSQVCCCYPDDMAGFPAELQSLLRKHAPILDPDVRLTLCRGLILMRNKSFIAPQSLLELFFELFRCQDKVLRMTLYNHIVADMKRMNAKHKNNKVNRGLQSFMYTMLADSSPIAARMSLDIMVEMYKKNIWNDAKTVNVVSTACFSPISRIVSTALKFFLSGDEGADDEGAESSGSEDESNVAMRKIIISKQVTKKGKKQRRKIEKALATIKKHQKRRKGPKQSCFSALHLLHDPQDFAEKLFKVLEKTREKFAIRMMMMSLISRLIGLHQLFVFNYYPYLQRFLLPHQKDVTRILTFLAQACHELVPPDILQPTLRAVVYNFVSERNSSEVIVVGLNTVREVCVRCPLVMDEDLLRDLTAYKSYKDKGVMMASRSLIQLFRNIQPGMLHRKDRGKPTQSQSAAVSKDYGEVRAAEIIPGTELVDLDSDQASNDDNEGESIQDDSDDSYGEWIDIHHASDDNDSDNGVHTLELESEDESDDWVEQESESESESEPHSPQYVEDREGGSVPFQDKDEPSTSTGRSAVKKVQFSGGEVEAPKEVLKEVKEQRLQRAADIAQSRILTQEEFRTIRQTQLSSKLAPRRGVKRQLTELLAQQEDRREGEGELLPEAAIMTLDHVKIKVAERIGTSLAPRGTSSILTAVPPTKTKTRRKHS